From the genome of Ptychodera flava strain L36383 chromosome 22, AS_Pfla_20210202, whole genome shotgun sequence, one region includes:
- the LOC139123179 gene encoding uncharacterized protein, producing MAAAQTVGQGVNLVLVTGASGFIAAHVTQQLLRAGYRVRGTVRSLQNKDKVAPLRNLCPDAEHELELVEADLLKPDTWKTALEGCTHVIHVASPFPLAIPNDENEVIKPAVEGTTSVLKACREVGTVKRVVLTSSVFAISGEFGQNPNHIYNENDWTDTSLPSVDAYAKSKTLAEKAAWEFVNNLPEGQKFELAVINPGFVMGPILSGSFCTSIEILKTLLLKEMPAVPGVNISCVDVRDVAAAHIMAMTSSEAAGNRHVLVAGNLWMKDIAVFLQKEFKSQGYNPPTLTFPKFGLRILSLFDSKVKIMLPAIGKVTRFDNTRMTQILQIQPRKLEDTVVEMGYSTIEGGFVKKTAKYRGPKK from the exons ATGGCAGCCGCACAAACCGTCGGTCAGGGAGTAAACT TGGTCTTGGTGACCGGAGCTTCTGGTTTCATAGCAGCTCACGTCACCCAGCAACTCTTGAGGGCGGGCTATCGTGTCAGAGGTACCGTACGGAGCCTGCAGAACAAAGACAAAGTGGCACCTTTGCGAAATTTATGTCCCGATGCCGAACACGAGCTTGAACTTGTAGAGGCAGATTTACTCAAACCGGATACCTGGAAAAC ggcTTTGGAAGGTTGTACCCATGTGATACACGTAGCCAGTCCATTTCCTTTAGCCATCccaaatgatgaaaatgaagTAATCAAACCAGCCGTTGAAGGTACAACGAGTGTGCTGAAAGCGTGCCGAGAAGTGGGCACCGTCAAAAGAGTTGTGCTGACCAGCTCGGTTTTTGCAATTTCAG GGGAATTTGGGCAAAACCCTAACCACATTTACAACGAGAATGATTGGACGGACACTAGCTTACCAAGTGTTGACGCCTACGCAAAGAGTAAGACCCTGGCAGAAAAGGCAGCATGGGAGTTTGTGAACAATCTACCAG AGGGACAAAAGTTTGAACTGGCAGTGATTAACCCTGGCTTTGTTATGGGACCTATCCTAAGCGGTTCCTTCTGCACGTCGATCGAAATTCTAAAAACTCTGTTGCTGAAAGAAATGCCAGCTGTTCCAGGGGTGAACATTTCATGCGTTGACGTCAGAGATGTTGCTGCCGCACATATCATGGCAATGACGTCATCAGAAGCTGCAG GAAACAGACACGTCTTGGTGGCTGGCAATCTTTGGATGAAGGACATAGCAGTGTTCTTACAGAAGGAGTTCAAATCGCAAG GCTATAATCCTCCGACTTTAACTTTTCCAAAATTTGGTCTCCGAATACTGAGTCTTTTTGACTCTAAGGTGAAAATTATGTTGCCAGccataggaaaggttactagaTTTGACAACACAAGG ATGACTCAGATTCTGCAGATCCAGCCCCGGAAACTCGAAGACACCGTCGTTGAGATGGGTTACAGTACAATTGAAGGAGGCTTTGTGAAAAAGACCGCAAAATACAGGGGACCTAAGAAATGA
- the LOC139123180 gene encoding uncharacterized protein, whose amino-acid sequence MAGKSAAQTVLVTGASGFIAAHVTQQLLRAGYRVRGTVRSLQNEAKVEPLRKLCPDAKHELELVEADLLKPDSWKSAVEGCSHVIHVASPFPNAPPKDENSVCKPAVEGTTSVFKACEQAGTVKRVVLTSSFATVSGGLGTTPNYHYTENDWPDPDKMLPYEKSKLLAEKAGWDYVKNMKGINKFELAVMNPGLVLGPILSGTYCTSMEVPKRLMLREMPALPKIILPIVDVRDVAEAHIRAMTLPEAVGQRHMLISGSMWMLEMALVLQKEFKSQGYKIPTLIAPKLALQIASLFDPTLKYLIPSLEIVASFDKKRFTDVLGIKPIKNEDSLIEMAYSMIENGFLPKKPAYRKP is encoded by the exons ATGGCCGGCAAAAGCGCAGCTCAAA CGGTCTTGGTGACCGGGGCATCCGGTTTCATAGCAGCTCACGTCACCCAGCAACTCTTGAGGGCGGGCTATCGTGTCAGAGGTACCGTACGGAGCCTGCAGAACGAAGCAAAAGTTGAACCTCTGCGAAAGTTATGTCCTGATGCCAAACACGAACTTGAACTTGTCGAAGCTGATTTACTCAAACCGGATAGCTGGAAAAG CGCTGTTGAAGGCTGCAGTCACGTGATTCATGTTGCCAGTCCGTTTCCGAACGCACCACCGAAAGACGAAAATAGTGTTTGTAAACCAGCTGTTGAAGGGACTACAAGTGTCTTCAAGGCGTGTGAGCAAGCTGGCACCGTTAAAAGAGTGGTACTGACCAGCTCTTTTGCGACAGTTTCAG GAGGTTTAGGCACAACACCAAACTATCATTACACCGAGAACGATTGGCCTGATCCAGACAAAATGCTACCATATGAAAAGAGTAAGCTGCTCGCCGAAAAAGCAGGATGGGATTATGTTAAAAACATGAAAG GAATCAACAAATTCGAGTTGGCCGTGATGAATCCAGGTTTAGTCCTCGGTCCAATCCTGTCAGGTACTTACTGTACATCGATGGAAGTCCCAAAAAGGCTAATGCTCCGAGAAATGCCAGCCCTTCCGAAGATAATTTTACCAATCGTTGACGTCAGAGATGTAGCTGAAGCTCACATCAGGGCTATGACGTTGCCTGAAGCCGTCG GCCAGAGGCACATGTTGATTAGTGGAAGTATGTGGATGCTAGAGATGGCTCTTGTCCTACAAAAGGAATTCAAATCTCAAG GTTACAAGATTCCGACATTAATTGCCCCAAAGTTAGCTCTGCAGATAGCATCTTTGTTTGATCCAACGTTAAAGTATCTGATACCAAGCCTTGAAATTGTTGCTTCTTTCGACAAAAAACGG TTTACAGACGTCCTTGGAATTaaaccaatcaaaaatgaagaTAGCTTAATTGAAATGGCCTACAGCATGATTGAAAACGGATTCCTACCAAAGAAGCCAGCGTACAGGAAACCCTAG